A window of Sutcliffiella cohnii contains these coding sequences:
- a CDS encoding MFS transporter: protein MWQNKNVWIILIGEFIAGLGLWTGIIGNLEFMQAFIPSDFVKALIMFVGLLAGVLVGPLAGRIIDSNSKKVVLIYSGIGRMLSVCFMFLAIQYSSITFMVLFMISIQISAAFYFPALQSAIPLIVKDNDLLTMNGIHMNVSTVSRIAGTAIAGAMLVVMSLSSLYLASFIAYGFLLITTFLLKIDESEGLASKKIKKSSSFKEVIPVLKETPIALTVLILTMIPYLFLGGFNLMVINISELQDDSTIKSFIYAVEGIFFMIGAFAVKRISKDKNLITLMFSFVTLIAFAHLSLFFADVKWMSLMSFAIFGLAVGCFFPIAVTIFQTKIPKEYHGRFFSFRNMLDRVAFQVVLLGTGLFLDTIGLKLMALVFGLLSLTIIIIYFIKLNKTSTYFQKKAEGSL, encoded by the coding sequence ATGTGGCAAAATAAAAATGTGTGGATAATACTTATTGGTGAATTTATTGCTGGCCTAGGGTTATGGACTGGCATAATAGGAAATTTAGAATTTATGCAAGCCTTTATTCCTTCGGATTTTGTTAAAGCACTCATCATGTTTGTAGGACTTTTAGCTGGTGTTTTAGTTGGACCACTTGCTGGAAGAATAATAGATTCAAATAGCAAGAAAGTAGTACTGATTTATTCTGGTATTGGACGTATGTTAAGTGTTTGCTTTATGTTTTTAGCGATACAATATAGCTCTATTACCTTTATGGTATTGTTTATGATTTCTATCCAAATATCAGCTGCTTTTTATTTCCCTGCTCTACAATCAGCTATACCTTTAATTGTAAAGGATAATGATCTATTAACAATGAATGGCATCCATATGAATGTATCTACTGTGTCTCGAATAGCAGGTACTGCCATTGCTGGTGCTATGCTCGTTGTAATGAGTTTATCGTCATTATATTTAGCTTCGTTCATCGCATACGGCTTTTTATTAATTACTACTTTCCTGCTAAAAATAGATGAGAGTGAAGGGCTTGCATCGAAAAAGATTAAAAAATCTAGTAGTTTCAAAGAAGTAATTCCTGTTTTAAAAGAAACACCGATTGCATTAACTGTATTAATTTTGACGATGATCCCTTATTTATTTCTAGGTGGCTTTAATTTAATGGTTATCAATATTAGTGAGCTACAAGATGATTCAACTATTAAAAGCTTCATTTATGCAGTAGAAGGTATCTTTTTTATGATAGGGGCATTTGCAGTTAAAAGAATTTCAAAAGATAAAAACTTAATAACGTTAATGTTTAGTTTTGTAACATTGATTGCTTTTGCACACCTTTCCTTATTTTTTGCCGACGTAAAGTGGATGTCGCTTATGTCGTTTGCCATTTTTGGGTTAGCAGTAGGTTGTTTTTTCCCTATAGCAGTAACGATATTCCAAACTAAAATTCCGAAAGAATACCACGGCAGATTTTTCTCATTTCGTAATATGTTAGATCGAGTCGCTTTTCAAGTAGTTCTGTTAGGTACAGGACTATTCTTAGATACAATTGGCCTTAAATTAATGGCATTAGTATTCGGATTACTATCACTAACTATTATTATCATTTATTTTATTAAACTAAATAAAACGTCTACTTACTTTCAAAAGAAAGCAGAAGGCAGTTTATAA
- a CDS encoding 3-phosphoglycerate dehydrogenase family protein, with product MFKIKTYNSIAPKGLQVFENNSYMLNESDNPDGILLRSFNLHDESIAQSVKAIARAGVGVNNIPVKELSDQGVVVFNTPGANANAVKELVLLSLFVSSRNFLPAIEWTNTLKIDNSTSIPSQVESGKKQFVGNEIRGKRFGVIGVGAIGVLVANDALALGMDVVAYDPFISVNTAWQLSSNVQRAHNMDEIFSTCDYITLHVPLTDKTRNIIDEAAIGKMKTGVRLLNFSRAELVNVEHLQDALEKEKISNYITDFPTEKLLKMKNVITIPHLGASTVEAEENCAFMAASTLKQYLETGNIQHSVNFPNVYLPFTRLSRVTVAHKNIPNMVGQITAVLAQYEMNIANMLNSSKDLWAYTIIDLDSKAEHKDSIIQKLLTIDGIKKVRIIENER from the coding sequence ATGTTTAAAATTAAAACCTATAATTCTATCGCTCCGAAAGGGTTACAAGTTTTTGAGAATAACTCGTACATGTTAAATGAAAGTGATAATCCTGATGGTATTTTACTAAGGAGTTTTAACCTACACGACGAATCTATTGCGCAAAGTGTAAAAGCTATCGCTCGTGCTGGTGTAGGAGTGAATAATATTCCAGTAAAAGAATTATCAGACCAAGGAGTAGTTGTTTTTAACACTCCAGGTGCTAATGCAAATGCTGTTAAGGAGCTAGTCCTATTAAGCTTATTCGTTTCTTCTAGAAACTTTCTGCCTGCTATAGAGTGGACGAACACATTGAAAATTGATAATAGTACTTCTATTCCATCTCAAGTGGAAAGTGGAAAAAAACAATTTGTCGGCAATGAAATAAGAGGAAAGCGTTTTGGTGTTATTGGCGTTGGAGCGATTGGTGTATTAGTAGCGAATGATGCACTAGCTCTTGGTATGGATGTTGTTGCGTATGATCCATTTATATCAGTTAATACTGCGTGGCAATTATCTAGTAATGTGCAGCGAGCACATAATATGGATGAGATTTTTAGCACGTGTGATTATATAACCCTCCATGTGCCATTAACAGACAAAACTCGTAATATAATTGATGAAGCGGCGATCGGCAAAATGAAAACGGGAGTACGTTTATTGAATTTTTCAAGAGCTGAATTAGTAAATGTTGAGCATTTACAAGATGCATTAGAGAAAGAAAAAATATCCAATTATATAACGGATTTTCCTACGGAGAAACTATTGAAAATGAAAAACGTCATTACGATTCCACACTTAGGTGCTTCTACAGTAGAAGCAGAAGAAAATTGTGCATTTATGGCAGCTTCTACTCTCAAGCAATACTTAGAAACTGGGAATATTCAACATTCGGTTAATTTTCCAAACGTGTATTTGCCATTTACTCGTTTATCAAGAGTAACAGTTGCACATAAGAACATTCCGAATATGGTTGGGCAAATTACTGCTGTTCTCGCGCAATACGAGATGAACATTGCGAATATGTTAAATAGTAGTAAGGATTTATGGGCATATACTATTATTGATTTAGATAGTAAAGCAGAACATAAAGATTCTATCATTCAAAAATTACTCACAATAGATGGTATAAAAAAAGTTAGAATTATTGAGAACGAAAGATAA
- the serC gene encoding 3-phosphoserine/phosphohydroxythreonine transaminase — protein sequence MTRSFNFSAGPSTLPLPVLEKVQKEFLSFQGTGMSIIEISHRSNYFEEIMEQTEQLLRELMNIPNNYKVLFVQGGASLQFSMVPMNLLTSYNTSYYVNTGSWAKKAIAEAEKYGEVHVQNCPIHHIPKLSLDSISLVDYVHITTNNTIEGTKFASIPNTGNVPLVADMSSNILSEEYDVEKFGVIYAGAQKNIGPAGLCIVIVREDLVGQNTLHTLPTMLNYETYVKSNSMYNTPPTFNIYIMKLVLEWLKQLGGVQQIEKINKEKAALLYNFLDESTLFYSNVHIENRSLMNIPFNTTSSQLNEQFISEATSAGFYFLKGHRSIGGMRASLYNAMPIDGVKALVSFMKQFEMKARMSNV from the coding sequence ATGACGCGCTCTTTTAATTTTTCTGCCGGTCCTTCTACTTTGCCGTTACCTGTATTAGAAAAAGTTCAAAAAGAATTTCTATCATTTCAAGGAACAGGAATGTCCATTATAGAAATAAGCCATCGTTCCAATTACTTTGAAGAAATTATGGAACAAACTGAACAGTTATTACGTGAATTAATGAATATTCCTAATAACTATAAAGTTTTATTCGTTCAAGGTGGAGCCTCTCTCCAATTTTCAATGGTTCCGATGAATTTATTAACAAGTTACAATACTTCCTATTATGTAAACACAGGGTCTTGGGCAAAAAAGGCAATTGCTGAAGCGGAAAAGTATGGTGAAGTTCATGTGCAAAATTGTCCTATACATCATATTCCAAAATTATCGTTAGATTCTATTAGCCTTGTTGATTATGTTCACATTACTACGAATAATACGATTGAAGGAACTAAATTTGCTTCAATCCCGAATACTGGGAATGTACCATTAGTTGCGGATATGTCGTCCAACATTTTATCAGAAGAGTATGATGTTGAAAAATTTGGAGTAATTTACGCTGGAGCTCAGAAAAATATTGGTCCTGCTGGACTATGTATCGTTATTGTTCGTGAAGATTTGGTTGGGCAAAATACGTTGCATACTTTACCTACGATGTTGAATTATGAAACGTATGTTAAGTCGAATTCTATGTATAATACACCTCCCACCTTCAATATTTACATAATGAAGTTAGTACTTGAATGGTTAAAACAATTAGGTGGCGTGCAACAAATAGAAAAAATAAACAAAGAGAAAGCAGCATTATTATACAACTTTTTAGATGAATCAACTCTGTTCTATTCCAATGTTCATATCGAGAATAGATCACTTATGAACATCCCTTTTAACACGACTTCTAGTCAATTGAATGAGCAGTTTATTAGTGAGGCAACCTCTGCTGGTTTCTATTTTTTAAAAGGGCATAGGTCAATAGGTGGAATGCGTGCTAGTTTATATAATGCAATGCCCATAGATGGTGTAAAAGCGCTTGTTAGTTTTATGAAGCAATTTGAAATGAAGGCGAGGATGTCAAATGTTTAA
- a CDS encoding phytoene desaturase family protein, which translates to MEKQILNFDVVIVGGGLAGLSTAAYLSNNGKKVAVLERGKLGGRAVTLPLKGFKFNFGAHAIYGRDTSILKTFEKELKLNIDWNDFNPYKARYDTGKELSHVPSNVRGLFKTKILSSPGKVLFAWEVFKTMLSIDSGEPHVSIGKWLEKNKIEGDVKKMMLTLASSNFFTSEPEQIPSEVFFQYYKRIFTTNKPVAYIGGGWQALIDEFVRVIKDNNGEIFEKTKLQQVVTANNKVTELHCGDTIYSANDFVFCIPPKELAKVFTETEIEDWVKQYAKYQSTKVYVYDIGLSERVDSPFTYIYDQENKMFITDISYYDETCTPEGGQLLQAVAYLKEEEIGKPEILEEYKEKIEALYDKHFNGWRENLVVQRVSKNAVVQEIKWNMNQVAMPIYFPDFRNTFFAGDWCEGQGQLSELSFSSALNVANLILKK; encoded by the coding sequence GTGGAGAAACAAATTCTGAATTTTGATGTCGTAATCGTTGGCGGTGGACTTGCGGGTCTTTCAACTGCTGCGTATTTATCTAATAACGGGAAGAAAGTTGCCGTTTTAGAAAGAGGGAAGCTCGGGGGGAGAGCTGTAACATTACCGTTAAAAGGGTTTAAATTTAACTTTGGGGCACATGCTATTTACGGTCGAGATACTTCCATTTTAAAAACATTTGAAAAAGAGCTAAAATTAAATATTGATTGGAATGACTTCAATCCTTACAAAGCTAGATATGATACAGGAAAAGAGTTAAGTCATGTACCTTCCAACGTACGAGGACTATTTAAAACAAAGATTTTATCATCACCTGGTAAAGTGTTATTTGCATGGGAAGTATTCAAAACAATGTTAAGTATTGATTCTGGTGAACCACACGTTTCCATTGGCAAATGGTTAGAAAAGAATAAGATTGAAGGCGACGTAAAGAAAATGATGTTAACGTTAGCATCATCTAACTTCTTTACAAGTGAACCAGAACAAATTCCATCAGAAGTGTTTTTTCAATACTATAAAAGAATCTTCACAACAAACAAGCCAGTCGCATACATTGGCGGAGGCTGGCAAGCACTAATCGATGAGTTTGTTCGTGTTATTAAAGATAATAATGGAGAAATTTTTGAAAAAACGAAGCTTCAACAAGTCGTAACTGCTAATAATAAAGTAACGGAATTACATTGCGGAGACACTATTTACAGCGCAAATGACTTTGTATTTTGTATTCCTCCGAAGGAACTTGCTAAAGTATTTACGGAAACAGAAATTGAAGATTGGGTAAAACAATACGCAAAATATCAATCAACGAAAGTATACGTATACGACATTGGCCTTTCTGAAAGAGTCGATAGCCCATTCACTTATATTTATGATCAAGAAAATAAAATGTTTATAACTGACATTTCTTACTACGACGAAACATGTACACCTGAGGGCGGACAGCTCCTTCAAGCAGTTGCATATTTAAAAGAAGAGGAGATTGGAAAGCCAGAAATACTTGAAGAGTATAAAGAGAAAATTGAAGCACTGTATGATAAGCATTTTAATGGCTGGAGAGAAAATTTAGTAGTACAACGTGTTTCTAAAAATGCTGTCGTACAAGAAATTAAATGGAATATGAACCAAGTGGCAATGCCAATTTACTTCCCGGATTTCCGAAACACATTTTTTGCTGGAGACTGGTGTGAAGGACAGGGGCAATTATCAGAGTTATCTTTCTCAAGTGCATTAAACGTAGCCAATTTAATTTTAAAAAAATAA
- a CDS encoding vWA domain-containing protein codes for MRHIVFNDKKIDSLLFMELLDLSVSLSKIEQLEVEYAFKSYFDPFDKVLYISLFWDNHPTFEKIHGLKSDVYIRSLGNVPHTNYTEVLKFLKKIKKAKHGNFLRQLFSLLEDLRVEELIKKERTGTVNSFEIRREEYRKYFRSQLTVNNERNIRIDALYNLIYIVLTTNNPLEEIPIISDEINLALPYIRSECSKCYEATSTNEIIQICVNVQEVIEDILDNDMLNLYFFTPDFTDKEIVEEGLNFDDIKRKSKLQNDDESDKDKTGEEDIHEDKLPTWHRESETNTQSFLQFDLESGAKTDLMGEGVREGEDGDQALGIVQGSSQQSSKNDFSPTDSLEVVSDDQMKEGGKDGDFGKENKFAYPVFLQAQPVLREDKQSYNEFQAMVSSYQKKLKQMIEKTLEHKLTSPRSNLHFGRLSKNLLPWFTDESPRMFYKKNAESMEIDAVFTLLVDCSASMFDKMDETKYGITLFHEALKSVKVPHEVVGFWEDTNDATEISQPNYFKTVIDFHSSSLQKTGPEILQLQPEEDNRDGYAIRHMANRLLHRNEKQKFLLVFSDGEPAAMNYEQNGIVDTHEAVMNARKQGIEVINVFLSNGVIEESQRKTIQNMYGKYSILVPNIDELPDVLFPLLKKLLLKSI; via the coding sequence ATGAGACACATTGTCTTTAATGATAAAAAAATTGATTCTCTTCTGTTTATGGAACTTTTAGATTTATCCGTATCATTATCTAAAATCGAACAACTTGAAGTGGAATATGCGTTCAAATCTTATTTTGATCCATTTGATAAAGTACTATATATTAGTCTTTTTTGGGATAACCATCCAACATTTGAAAAAATACATGGCCTAAAATCAGACGTATATATAAGGAGTTTAGGAAATGTTCCACATACAAATTATACAGAAGTACTAAAGTTCCTTAAGAAAATAAAAAAAGCAAAGCACGGAAATTTCTTACGACAACTATTCTCGTTGTTAGAAGACTTACGGGTAGAAGAACTAATAAAAAAAGAACGCACTGGGACTGTGAATTCTTTTGAAATCCGCAGGGAAGAATATCGGAAATACTTTCGCAGTCAATTGACGGTAAATAATGAAAGAAACATTCGGATTGATGCACTATACAATCTAATTTACATCGTATTAACTACGAATAATCCATTAGAAGAGATTCCGATTATAAGTGATGAAATAAACTTAGCTCTACCATATATTCGTTCTGAATGTAGTAAATGTTATGAGGCAACTTCGACAAATGAAATTATTCAAATTTGTGTAAATGTACAAGAAGTAATAGAAGATATATTGGACAACGATATGTTGAATTTATACTTTTTCACACCTGACTTTACCGACAAGGAAATTGTAGAAGAAGGTCTCAACTTTGATGATATTAAAAGGAAAAGTAAATTACAGAACGATGATGAAAGTGATAAAGATAAAACAGGGGAAGAAGATATACACGAAGACAAACTTCCAACATGGCATCGTGAAAGCGAAACGAATACTCAAAGCTTTCTTCAGTTCGATTTAGAGTCAGGGGCAAAAACTGATTTGATGGGAGAAGGAGTGCGCGAAGGTGAGGATGGTGATCAGGCACTAGGCATTGTTCAAGGATCGAGTCAACAATCATCCAAAAACGACTTTTCACCAACAGATTCGCTTGAGGTTGTAAGTGATGACCAAATGAAAGAGGGCGGCAAGGATGGTGATTTTGGGAAAGAGAATAAATTCGCCTATCCTGTTTTTCTTCAAGCCCAACCTGTGCTTAGAGAAGACAAACAGTCTTACAATGAATTTCAAGCGATGGTGTCATCATACCAAAAAAAGTTAAAGCAAATGATTGAGAAAACACTCGAGCATAAACTCACATCACCTAGAAGTAATTTGCACTTCGGGAGACTAAGTAAAAATTTACTTCCGTGGTTCACAGACGAATCCCCTCGAATGTTTTATAAAAAGAATGCTGAATCTATGGAAATAGATGCAGTTTTCACTCTTTTAGTTGATTGCTCAGCATCTATGTTTGATAAAATGGATGAAACGAAATATGGAATTACTTTATTCCACGAAGCATTAAAATCGGTTAAAGTTCCCCATGAAGTAGTTGGATTTTGGGAAGATACAAATGATGCCACAGAGATAAGTCAACCAAATTATTTTAAAACAGTTATAGATTTCCATTCTTCAAGCTTACAAAAAACCGGACCAGAAATTCTTCAACTACAACCAGAAGAAGATAATCGCGATGGTTATGCAATAAGGCATATGGCCAATCGTTTGCTACATCGAAACGAAAAACAAAAGTTCCTCCTTGTATTTTCCGATGGGGAGCCCGCTGCGATGAATTATGAACAAAATGGCATTGTAGATACACATGAAGCAGTAATGAATGCAAGGAAGCAAGGAATTGAAGTAATAAATGTATTCCTTTCGAATGGAGTAATAGAAGAGAGCCAAAGGAAAACAATTCAAAATATGTACGGAAAGTATAGCATCCTAGTACCTAACATTGATGAATTACCAGATGTATTATTTCCTTTATTAAAAAAACTATTACTAAAAAGTATCTGA
- a CDS encoding MATE family efflux transporter, with the protein MKQAHTYRDKLKIFIQIVIPIVITQVSLSSMNLFDIMMTGNVSATDLAGVAVGSGLWIPVYTGLSGILLSITPIVAQLVGGKKGGEVSNSVTQGLYVSIVMSLIVICLGAIVLNPILNGMTLENEVRYVAKYYLIALSFGIFPLFAYSVVRSFIDALGHTRISMIITLLSLPINVLLNYVLIFGKLGLPSLGGIGAGIASALTYWLILIISLFIVLKYQPFAVYGILKSWVPIQFNKWKEILLIGVPIGLSIFFETSIFSAVTLLMSAFDTITIAAHQVALNFASFLYMIPLSISMALTILVGFEVGAKRWKDARQYTFLGISIAVIFSSILAIFLFFLREEIASLYTKDTDVLLLTTVFLIYALFFQLSDAIAAPIQGALRGYKDVNAAFYLALISYWVIGLPIGFILANFTELGAFGYWVGLIVGLAAGAIGLSFRLIHLQKKVVKMESE; encoded by the coding sequence ATGAAACAGGCTCATACATATAGAGATAAATTGAAAATATTTATTCAAATTGTTATACCAATTGTAATTACTCAAGTTTCTTTATCCTCTATGAATTTGTTCGATATTATGATGACTGGAAATGTGAGTGCCACAGATTTAGCAGGTGTAGCAGTAGGTTCTGGATTGTGGATTCCTGTTTATACGGGGCTTAGCGGTATTCTCTTATCGATTACTCCGATTGTGGCTCAATTAGTTGGAGGAAAAAAAGGTGGGGAAGTATCTAATTCTGTAACGCAAGGGCTATACGTTTCAATAGTCATGAGTTTAATTGTCATCTGCCTTGGTGCTATCGTGCTTAACCCAATTTTAAATGGAATGACATTAGAAAATGAAGTGCGTTATGTTGCTAAATATTACTTAATAGCATTATCATTCGGTATATTCCCGTTATTTGCATACTCTGTAGTAAGAAGTTTTATTGACGCACTTGGTCATACGAGAATTTCTATGATTATTACATTATTATCCTTGCCGATTAACGTATTATTAAATTATGTACTGATCTTTGGAAAACTAGGCTTACCAAGTTTAGGTGGGATTGGTGCTGGTATTGCGTCTGCACTTACCTATTGGCTCATTTTAATTATTTCTCTATTTATTGTATTAAAATATCAACCCTTTGCTGTTTACGGTATTTTAAAATCTTGGGTTCCTATTCAGTTTAATAAATGGAAGGAAATTTTATTAATTGGAGTGCCAATTGGTCTGTCTATATTTTTTGAGACAAGCATTTTCTCTGCGGTGACACTACTAATGAGTGCTTTCGATACGATAACGATCGCAGCACATCAAGTTGCATTAAATTTCGCCTCCTTTCTTTATATGATCCCTTTAAGTATTTCGATGGCGTTAACGATTTTAGTGGGATTTGAAGTTGGAGCAAAACGGTGGAAAGATGCTAGGCAATATACGTTTTTAGGAATAAGTATAGCTGTTATTTTTTCAAGTATACTTGCAATTTTCCTATTCTTCTTGCGCGAGGAAATTGCTTCTTTATATACGAAAGACACAGATGTTTTATTATTAACAACTGTATTTCTAATTTACGCTCTATTTTTTCAGTTGTCGGATGCAATTGCGGCACCGATACAAGGAGCATTACGTGGTTATAAAGATGTTAATGCCGCATTTTATTTAGCTCTTATATCTTATTGGGTTATTGGCCTTCCAATTGGTTTTATTTTAGCTAACTTTACCGAGTTAGGAGCTTTTGGTTATTGGGTTGGTCTTATTGTCGGACTTGCCGCTGGTGCAATCGGTCTTTCCTTCCGATTAATTCATTTGCAAAAAAAGGTAGTGAAAATGGAAAGTGAATAA
- a CDS encoding TerC family protein, translating into MEVQLLLEYGWVLLVLIILEGILAADNALVLAIMVKHLPDDLRKKALFYGLAGAFVFRIGSLFIISFLVDIWQVQAIGALYLLFICFNHLWRKAVSAKAEEAAATREKKKESSFWMTVLKVELADIAFAVDSILAAIALAMTLPKTNLPTIGGLDGGQFIIIFLGGFTGVVIMRFAATYFVKLLKERPTLETAAFLIVGWVGVKLAVFTLAHPNVHIIPHIVPEHPVWKGIFWAVLIGLAVGGYIIGGKKKNPVEEHADRVKKAENM; encoded by the coding sequence TTGGAAGTTCAATTATTGTTAGAGTACGGTTGGGTATTGTTAGTATTAATTATATTAGAAGGTATATTAGCAGCTGACAATGCACTAGTTTTAGCTATTATGGTAAAACATTTACCGGATGATTTACGTAAAAAAGCACTTTTCTACGGTCTAGCAGGTGCTTTTGTGTTCCGAATTGGATCATTGTTTATCATTTCGTTTTTAGTTGATATTTGGCAAGTTCAAGCAATTGGGGCTCTATATTTACTGTTTATTTGTTTCAATCATTTATGGAGAAAAGCAGTAAGCGCCAAAGCCGAGGAGGCGGCGGCTACTAGAGAGAAGAAAAAAGAATCCAGTTTTTGGATGACTGTATTAAAAGTGGAATTGGCGGATATCGCATTTGCTGTTGATTCTATTCTTGCAGCGATTGCCTTAGCAATGACGTTACCGAAAACGAACTTACCAACTATTGGGGGATTAGATGGTGGACAGTTTATCATCATTTTCCTAGGCGGTTTTACTGGAGTAGTTATTATGCGTTTCGCAGCTACGTATTTTGTAAAATTATTGAAAGAACGCCCAACATTAGAAACGGCTGCATTTTTAATAGTTGGTTGGGTAGGGGTTAAACTGGCTGTATTTACACTTGCACATCCAAACGTCCATATTATTCCACATATCGTGCCGGAGCACCCAGTATGGAAAGGTATTTTCTGGGCAGTACTCATCGGCCTAGCAGTTGGTGGCTATATAATAGGTGGTAAGAAGAAAAATCCTGTTGAAGAACATGCTGATAGAGTTAAAAAAGCAGAGAATATGTAA
- a CDS encoding ATP-binding protein, whose translation MYNIQLPNNIQKLIDENKVKDLKADEQSLIGRGGYTSNNNDLLFDSIIALAMGKNVLLKGPTGSGKTKLAETLSSVFHQPMHSINCSVDLDAEALLGYKTIRQHNGVAEITFVPGPVIKAMQEGHLLYIDEINMAKPETLPILNGVLDYRKTITNPFTGEVIRAKEGFAVISAINEGYVGTVPLNEALKNRFIVIDVPYIQGDILKQVLLSQSKLTDEKLIQKFVVLSNDLQTLVKNGHLSEEAASVRALIDTCDLAVYLPTLRAVQRGIAEKLDDEREKSAVMNVARTLFE comes from the coding sequence ATGTATAATATACAATTACCAAATAATATTCAAAAATTAATTGATGAAAATAAAGTGAAAGACCTGAAGGCAGATGAGCAGTCTTTAATAGGACGTGGTGGCTACACCTCTAATAATAATGACCTTTTATTTGATAGTATCATTGCTCTAGCAATGGGTAAAAACGTCCTTCTTAAAGGACCCACTGGTTCCGGTAAAACAAAATTAGCAGAAACATTATCTTCTGTTTTCCACCAACCAATGCATAGTATCAATTGTTCTGTAGACTTAGACGCAGAGGCATTATTAGGTTATAAAACAATTCGTCAACATAATGGTGTTGCGGAAATAACATTTGTACCTGGCCCAGTTATTAAAGCGATGCAAGAAGGTCACTTACTCTATATTGATGAAATCAACATGGCGAAACCAGAAACATTACCAATCTTAAATGGTGTTTTAGATTATCGAAAAACTATAACAAACCCGTTTACTGGAGAAGTAATTCGGGCAAAAGAAGGATTCGCCGTTATTTCTGCCATTAATGAAGGCTATGTGGGAACGGTTCCATTAAATGAAGCATTAAAAAACCGCTTTATTGTTATAGATGTTCCTTATATTCAAGGTGACATATTAAAACAAGTACTATTGTCACAATCGAAACTTACGGATGAAAAACTAATACAAAAATTCGTTGTGCTTTCAAACGATTTACAAACATTAGTAAAAAACGGACACCTTTCAGAAGAAGCTGCATCTGTACGAGCATTAATAGATACTTGTGATTTAGCTGTATATTTACCAACTCTTCGTGCAGTTCAACGCGGAATTGCAGAAAAACTAGATGACGAACGGGAAAAATCAGCTGTAATGAATGTAGCAAGAACGTTATTTGAATGA
- a CDS encoding YusW family protein — translation MFKTNILMIFALLFVITGCGQNDVSPPPPETGDTNNTTPGITEGEINPLDDDDDMTVRDEDIQHSFMKFDLDVEYDRNVSYEAEYEMEGNGESKIEDDLNDRRLYGDDAYNELKPKLEQLNFTQETENIEITEEILTVFGIPTEYKEFELEVTFTDGTTKEVKFTQ, via the coding sequence ATGTTTAAAACAAATATACTCATGATTTTTGCACTGCTTTTTGTCATTACTGGTTGTGGACAAAATGACGTATCTCCGCCACCCCCAGAAACTGGCGACACAAATAATACAACACCTGGAATTACAGAAGGGGAAATTAATCCTTTGGATGACGATGATGATATGACTGTTAGAGATGAGGATATACAACATTCATTTATGAAATTTGACTTAGATGTTGAATATGACCGCAATGTATCTTATGAAGCAGAGTATGAAATGGAAGGGAACGGAGAATCGAAAATTGAAGACGATTTAAATGATCGTAGGTTGTATGGTGATGATGCATACAATGAACTAAAACCTAAGTTAGAACAGTTAAATTTCACACAAGAAACGGAGAATATAGAGATCACAGAAGAAATTTTGACAGTTTTCGGTATACCAACTGAATATAAAGAATTTGAATTAGAAGTAACATTTACAGACGGTACGACGAAAGAAGTGAAATTTACACAATAA